In Raphanus sativus cultivar WK10039 unplaced genomic scaffold, ASM80110v3 Scaffold0954, whole genome shotgun sequence, one DNA window encodes the following:
- the LOC108825461 gene encoding uncharacterized protein LOC108825461 → MGRKGAAAKKDKNLKAEESEKRGGTTVENHHGDKDKTKTKTKKETKKPENLMDRDREGGAAKEDKNVKAAEKIEKLIVFSLAEVAAKMDLSDLKEFLDYGRRLPDMDVLRFYFYFEKAFAQVSFPWVKLFKETPLSERIDFPLSQIPTPLYQLSVDWIKQAPIELLSHIVLFLCDRILDHLAQGGDNVRASYRPRSQAGHFVVLAMVLRCRPDSLIAVLPSLRDKDTYQGPDKLPLIVWMMAQASVGDLSAGLYSWMCNLLPLVSNDKCCPQSSDLVLQLAEFILSRPDALTILVKGGGVMEGQRLVPLPSLKILLRLTFPAPSARVEEITKRFEAIYPSLKEVALSPERAGGGRFAMKNLFAFALTLTGEKGNPSVLTKEATSIAIRSLTENIDCFEHWDRLYMYYPEASVALLKKLLLLKKLVDASPSDTLTVNKIIESFRRKNKRAIAKGGANCSLYKEADKYCTLISKYCTLISWRLFGRPTLVTAGVVTAASAAASFAAVAAAIYSL, encoded by the exons ATGGGTCGCAAGGGTGCTGCTGCGAAGAAGGATAAGAATCTGAAGGCGGAGGAATCTGAGAAGCGAGGAGGAACGACGGTAGAAAATCATCATGGCGACAAGGATAAGACgaagacgaagacgaagaaGGAAACTAAAAAGCCAGAAAACCTAATGGATCGCGATCGCGAGGGGGGTGCGGCGAAGGAGGATAAGAATGTGAAAGCGGCGGAGAAAATTGAAAAGCTGATAGTCTTCTCTCTGGCGGAAGTTGCGGCAAAGATGGATCTTTCAGATCTTAAGGAGTTCCTCGACTATGGTCGGAGGTTGCCGGACATGGATGTATTGAGATTTTACTTTTACTTTGAGAAAGCCTTTGCCCAAGTATCGTTCCCATGGGTGAAGTTGTTCAAGGAGACTCCTTTGTCCGAACGCATCGAT TTTCCCTTGTCTCAAATTCCTACGCCTCTCTACCAATTATCAGTCGATTGGATCAAACAAGCTCCAATTGAGCTTCTCTCGCATATTGTGTTGTTTTTGTGTGATCGTATTCTAGATCATTTGGCTCAAGGTGGTGACAATGTTCGAGCATCTTATCGCCCCAGATCTCAg GCGGGACATTTTGTTGTATTGGCTATGGTATTGCGCTGTAGACCTGATTCTTTGATTGCGGTTTTGCCTTCTCTGAGGGATAAAGACACGTATCAAGGACCCGACAAGCTTCCCCTTATTGTTTGGATGATGGCTCAGGCCTCCGTAGGTGATTTATCTGCTGGTTTGTATTCATGGATGTGTAACTTGCTACCGCTAGTCAGTAATGACAAGTGCTGCCCTCAGTCATCGGATCTCGTCCTTCAATTAGCTGAGTT CATTTTGTCTCGTCCGGACGCTCTCACTATACTCGTAAAAGGAGGTGGTGTTATGGAAGGACAGCGTCTGGTTCCACTTCCTTCACTTAAGATCTTGCTGCGCCTCACATTCCCTGCTCCATCTGCACGAGTTGAGGAG ATTACAAAGAGGTTTGAGGCAATTTATCCCTCTTTGAAGGAAGTGGCTCTTTCACCAGAGAGGGCAGGAGGAGGAAGATTTGCCATGAAAAATTTATTCGCGTTTGCCTTGACCTTAACTGGAGAAAAAG GGAATCCTTCTGTTTTAACCAAGGAAGCTACATCAATCGCTATCAGATCTCTGACCGAAAACATCGACTGCTTTGAGCACTGGGACAGGCTTTATATGTATTATCCAGAAGCTAGTGTTGCGCTTCTTAAGAAGCTTCTGCTTCTTAAGAAGCTTGTAGACGCATCACCAAGTGACACTCTCACTGTCAATAAAATTATTGAGAGCTTCAGGCGTAAG AACAAAAGAGCCATCGCTAAAGGAGGAGCCAATTGTTCTCTTTACAAAGAAGCTGACAAGTACTGCACACTCATCTCCAAGTACTGCACACTCATCTCTTGGAGACTCTTTGGGAGACCCACGCTCGTAACAGCTGGAGTAGTTACTGCTGCATCAGCAGCTGCATCATTTGCTGCAGTAGCAGCTGCTATCTATTCCCTGTAG